The window TACATGGATTGTCAAGCAGTCATGGTGTAATGGATCTCTTGTGATGATGTGCGTAACAGCTTTCTACCTGAATTGTGAAATACTGACAGATCGCAGGGGTAATTCGTGGCTCGCAATGTCTCAGATCAACTTTGCTTCTCGCTTTATGCATCCTAACCTCAAAGCTATTGCACCGTGGGAAGGCATAACAAACGTCTATGATCATCAAGTTTGCCGAGGTGGGATCCTAGACACCACTGGATTCAATGAACTTGTTGTTCGTGGCTTTGCAGGTACGTCAGACTCAGAAGGGTGGAATAGAAACCACTCAACTAAAATGAACAGGTTTTGGAAAAGCGGAGAACGTTGGGGCCATGAGCCGTCTTCGCCCCCTTTTTGACGATTATTGGAGAGAAAAGCTTATCAGACCGGAGAAAATCAGCGATATTCCTATGTACCTGACTGCGTCGTACTCGTATGTACAGGAGATCTGCCATAGCGGTCTATGCTAATGTGGGATAGGACTGGTCTCCATTGCGACGGCTCATTCCAAACATTCGAAGGAGCGCCAACACGTCGGAAATGGTTGCGTGTTCATGCATCTCAGGAGTGTCAGTTGTTGTATGCCAAATTATAGCTTGGTATGAAGCTCACAAAAGGCAGGGCATGATTTGTACAGACCCGAAGCAACTGACGACCTCCACCGCTTTTTTGACTTTTACGCAAAAGGGTCATGTAACGGCTGGGAAAGTGACACCCCGCGGGTTCGCCTCAGTCTACTTGGGTACGACGGCAGCCCAGCAAACTCCGTGATTGAACGCCCAGAGGAAACGTGGCCTCCCGCACGTCAGCAGATGCGGAGGTATTATCTGGATGCTTTTTCACACTCAATAGTTGCAGTAAACCCAGAAGCCACGTCCACTACAACACACGATGCCCATTCGTTGACTGATTCATCGGTACCGGATCCAGCCAAGTACTACAGGAAGCCACGCTAACAACATAACACAGGATCTTAGCTTCTATTTCAAGAAATACACCGAGCTATGTGGCCGGCCGTTTGTGAAGCTCTACATGTCTTGCTCGGAAGGAGAAGATATGGACGTGGTAGTCCAAATTTGCAAGATATCGTCCACTGGAAAACAGCTAGCTTCACTGAATTGGTCGCCAATGCCAAAGCCTGAGGCCGAGGTTCCAAATGTTAATGTCGCAAAACACATTGGACAGCAGGGGATGCTACGAGCTTCACATCGTGTGACTTTGCAGCCGCGAATCTCTGACGACGAGCTGCCCGTATACACCCATGACTTTGCAGAGCCCGTTAAACCGGGAGAGGTCATTCCGCTCCTGATACCAATTTGGCCAGTTGGAATTGTTTTTGAGGCTGGCGAGGGATTGATGCTCCGGATTTCGGGACACAATATGTCGCTGCCTGAAGTCGAGGCTATGAGGCCTGAGGAACCAGTTGATGCGAACCGGGGGACACACACCCTCCATACCGGCGGGGAGTATGAAAGTTATATTGTCCTCCCCACCATTACTGTGTAGATTGAACTGTGCCAGGATATTGGAAAACCAGCATCCTAATTTTATATAGATAGTGGCCCACACAATGTTCATTTCTTGACAAAATGCATTTTGACTTTATGACAGGTATTGTGTTGCCATTGGGACTGCTGAGAGCTTTCCGAAGCAAGAAACTTCAAAAAGAACAGTGGAGAGTATTCGTGACGCGGCAGGTACACAAAGGAATCCCGGAGTCAGATATAATCTGTTATCTGTAGTAGCGCTGCCTCTTTAGTTAACTAGATGGTCACATTGGAGTTTGTTCGTCGGATTACTGATATATTTTGGCTGGCCGATTTTTGATATCTACGGGTTCTTGTTGGCGTTCGTCTGACTGGGAAAGTTAAAATGATAATCCACCCGCGGTTCCTCGAACAGGGAATCACCCTCAGCATGTGACTTGCTTGAAGGAGCGTGAATTCTGTAGTTTTTGGCGGTATTTTTGAGTACTTATATTTCGAACTCTGGGTCAATATACTCATGTAGGGTAGACAGTAATTGACTTCAGCGTGTTCTTTTATTTCTTTATCTCTCCAAGAGCGTCGAACAATTCGAGATAACCCAGAATTCTAGATTGAATGTAATGGTTGCAACCCTAAATTACCCCTTGGATCATGCATCCTTAATTGTCTCCTCTGTTGTGGCTATTTAAGTTTCGAGACCTCAGGTATGAGCCTGTTCTCCTACTGTTTACTTTCATCTTATATTGAACCCACAATTTGGTCGATTTTGGCTTCGCCAGAGCGCCACGCTCAATTAAGCGCATGTCATCATCGGTCATGTCCTCCCCAAGCTCGAAACAGTCGATTTCCAGCAGAATCCGAGCGACGCCTTTAAGTAAGTGCATCCAGGCCAAGCCTCGGCCAATGCAGCTGGAATCATTAGCATAAGGCATGAGCAATTATCAGTGAGAGATGAAAAGTGGAAATTTGCTTATTTCTTACCCTCTCTGGCCAGCAGAAAATGGCACGAAGGCTCGGTGCATGcgttccttctcctcgccagAAACATACAGCCACCTTTCGGGCCTGAAAACTTCTGGGTCCTCAAAGATTTCAGCGCAACGATGGATGGTATAAGGCTGTACAGAGATGATGGTCTTTTTACAAGTCAGACGTAAGAGTCGCTTAATATTACGACCCAGTAAAAATATCGTACCTTTGGGGGGTATGTTATGTTTTCCATCGAGAACCCTTGTTCGGGAACGACCCTGGGCATAGGTGCTGGTGCAGGGGAGTAGACACGCAATGTCTCTTTAAGAACAGAGTTAAGGTAGGGCAAATTGGCGAGATGGGCACTTGTATAGTCTTTAGGAAGCTGAGAGAGTTCCTCGCGAACTTTTCTCTCCACCTCAGGGTATCTCATCAAGTTCCAAAAGACGTACGTCAAGTAATGGATGTGGCTTCGGAGCCGGCAATACTAACGAGAGTCTTCTTAGTTACCTGGTATCACTGCTATCTGGGATTGCAAAAATGAACGATAGTAAAACGTACATCTGACTTACATGAAGCCTGATCCAGCTAATGACATGGACCAGGGAGTGTAACAATTCTTTGGCTGCCCTGTGCTCGGGTCTAGGTAGCAACCCAGAAGTgtgcctttcttttctgctgGATCCGCCTGCAAGAATTCTTGTACACGTTCTTGGGCATACGCGAATACTCTTTGCAGTCCGAAGTAAGCgtccttcagcttcttgaaggGTAAGTAGGGGATCAAAGGAATGATCGTTGCAAATGTGTTTTGCTAACTCGCGTTAGATTGCTATTGCAAGCAGGCTATACTAGCCAGCACTTACTAGACCAATCAACATAAAGGCATTGTTGAAATCAATCACGTATTGATGCTCTTCGCCTGTCTCTAATTGGTTAAACGACTGATTAAAGGCAAGATCTCCGATAACATCCAGTAGCAGGAATTTGCTAATGTCCAATCAATAAACAGACAGAGGCAAATGGAGAAGGGTAAACTATACAAGTATTGAAAGAggtcgatcttcttgcgctgcttcATTACCTCAATGAGTTTATCCAGCTGCACATCATACCTTTCTTCATAGAGCCGTAGATTTGCTGGCGAGAAAAGAGGTTGTAAATCTCTTCGCTCTGCCATGGCGCGGGAATGATCAACTTCATTGAAAAGACCAGCATATTTGGGGCCGAGTCCGGGCTGAATGCTGGCGTAGAAGTCGGATTTCCGGAAGCTACCGCACTTGGTCACAAAAACGTGATGAAACACACGTGGCGAGGCGATTGAAAGCTGCTTGGGTCCAATCCGGACTACATCACCGTGCTTTTCATGTAAAGTCTGAATGGCATAAAATCGATCGCCTTCCACAAAGTTAGTTACAATTATATGTATGTGCATATTGATTGGGACACGCACACTTGATTATATGAAAAATTTCCCACAATTCTGTCAAAGCCGCGATCCTTGGGCCAGGGAATTTGCGAAGAGGGCTCAGAAAGAAATTATAGAAAATGTGGCAGAACGATAATACGGCTTTGTAGGCGAGAAGCACGACAATGAGACAAGAAGCGGCCTGAGAGACAGTTATCTGCGAGTTTTCTGACCGCCAGGTTGCCGGATCCATTGAAAAAAGCATCTTGAATGTAATAGCTAGATATGGCGAAAGATGCGGCTGGTTATGGAGTGTCTTGAGTTCCTGAAAAAAAACAATCAATGTCCATGGTGTGATTTATTATGATTATAGAACAATTAGTTTAATTTACCGTTATTTCAACCAAACTGGATGATGATTGAATTCGACGTTCAAGTTTATTCCTTTGTTCACTACGATCGGTTTGTCTCATATGTGGCTACGGCTTGCGTGGGTTCCGAATCAACCCAACCTACTACCTTCGGCCCCGTCGTCCACCTTCCGTTGGCCTCCACATTCCGAAGCACCGTCTGATGGGCGGTTGCCGACCAATGCCGCGCCGAAGGCCTATTTGAAACAATCGCCTGACCTCAATGAAGGCAACCTCCCAGCTTCCTGATCGCGCTAAAATACTTAACAGTGAGAAATACAGATGCTGAGACAGCTAACTGAAGGAAAACTCATGTATGTTTGATCTAGGATCAATCAAAACAAAATTGCTTCATGACAATGCTTCAAAATTCGTTCTCTCAGGAAGAAAATAGCCGCTTAAGGATCATCGTATGTGGCGGCGGTATTGCAGGGTTTGCCACGGCTCTACTGCTGAGAGAAGACCATGATGTTATAGTTCTTGAGAGTTCAAAATTGAACGAGGAGATAGGCGCTGCTATCACACTCTCTATGAACGCAACCAGGCTCCTGAGGTCAAGTCTGGCAAGAGCCGGATTTGACCATGTGCGAGCGAGGTATGTCGAGGCCAACAAGGTAGATACATCCCCCCTCAACTCCCTGATTTGTGCTGATTACCGGAGCGAAGTTTCAGGAGTTGCATTGGCAAAACCTCTCAGTGCTATTGGAATATCAGATGGAAGTCGTCACGAAGAAGTACGGCCAGCCTTGGTGGTATTTCTCTCGTAAGGATGTCCATGGAGAGTTGAAACGTGCCGCTCTTTCGACGAATGGTATTGGCACGACACCGATTCTTGAGCTGGATACCCAGGTTGAGCGAGTCGATCTGGAAAGCCGTAAAGTATACGTAAAAGATGGTCGAACCTTTCAAGGAGACGTCATTATCGGCGCTGATGGGATAAGGTCGGCATCAGGCAACTCGGTATTCGGCAAACTCCAGACGGAAACCCAAGGTCTCTCAGCCTACCGGTGCATGGTTCCAAGTGACCGCCTGAGAAATGACCCTAATATGAGAGTTTTCATCGATTCAGCGAAGGTCGTGATGATTATTGGCCCAGATCGCCGCATCGTTGCTTATCCCTGCTCTAGCTGGGACTACATCAACTTTGTGTGCATTTTCCCAGACACAACCGAAAGACATATTCAGTGGAATAATAAAGTAGGGGTGGAAGAAATGGTGAGTGTCTTCGCAGATTTCCATCCATCAGTTACCACGGCGCTTGCAATGGCATCGGATACTGGAGTCTGGCAGCTGCGTGATCGTAAGCCTTTACCAGCGCTGGCGAAGGGCGAGTTTGCTCTGGTTGGAGACGCTGCACATGCTATGGGCCCACGTAAGGTCACCTTTCTTTTCATTCTCATACTTCTCTGATAGACAAGAACAGATCAAGGGCAGGGAGCTTGCCAAGCGATCGAAGATGCAGAATCCCTTTGCGTGGTTCTCAAAGGAGCTGCCCAAAGCGATGTCGCCCAACGCCTGAAGATTTATGACGAGCTACGTGCACAGAGAGTAAATAAAATCATCAAGTACACTAGGGAAGCGGCACCGAAGCCGACAGCATCAAAAGAGATCAACTTTCAGACTACACAGGCCAAGTCCGACTATTATTGGAGTTATAAGATAACACTGGATGCTGTGGAGGCTATGGGAAAACATGGTTATTCCGTGGAATTGATAGATGCTGCAACGGGAGAGATTAAGCTATCCCCAGAATCTAGCAGCTGATAGATGTCCTTTCATGCAACGTATTAAAGTGACATATAACAGTGGCCAGTATTTCGCCCTCAGCGACGGTATTTCACCTATGAAGGACCTTGACGAATGAAACCTTGACCTTGTCAATTGTCACATAGTCAACATTAATAGTACTCGTCTTTTCCCTCTGATGCTTGGTATTCCAAATTTCCAAATTTTGCCACTCAGATGGCAGGCAGCTGGAACATCCAATGATCTAGCATGGACTGCTCGATACTAAATAATACAGTCTGATATCCTAGTGTTCTGGCCTAAGATAAGTACTCCCGCACGGTTTGCAGGGTTCGGTTACACAGAGCTCGGGCTAGCTTTGACTCACGACTCTCATTAATGTGAGATTCAAGTTTACATTATATAGAAGATGTATTGCGAGCGTTGGACGGGACGTGTTGCATGATTACATATAACGCACACTAAAGAGCGATCGAAAAGGACATGAGTCTTTATTGCGGATAGCAAGATGGACATATTCTGtccatcttgcccttgttTGTTGAAATGCAATACAGCCATATATGTTCCAATTTTTAAGAGGCAATATGTTCGAGGTGCGTGGCTGCCTTATCATGGTCCGGCTCTGCATCCATTTCGGCTTGAATATGAACCAGATCAACTTCGGCAGGTGCATCGATACGGCTGTTGAACTCTTCAGTCGGATCAACTAGGAACAAGATAGCTGGAAGTGTATTCGTAAGCTTTCTGTTTCATGTTTATTTTGAATTTGCTCATCTCATGCGAGGACGTACCGATGACTGCCACAAGAACAAAACACGCGGCTGTGATCCAGGCATTCCGGAATGCAACGCCGTACGCGTCTTTGAGCGCTGCGAGCGCTGCGATGGCCACAGCTGGAGTAACGCCGGGGATGGATTGCAACGCACTCGAGTTATCGGCTAAAAGGGCAGTTATGAGTGCAGGGAGAGACGCCTGGGGCAGCCCCAATGGTAGAGTGGCGGCAGCGACCTTGGGCACCAAATTTTTTGAAAGAGTGCTGTTGATGATTGCATTGTTGATAGCCAAGCCAATGGAAGCGCCAAGAGATCTAACGGCCGTCATAAGGCCAGATGTGGTAGAGATCAGCTCAGGTGGCGTATCAAGCTGCGCAGCGACCATAATGATTGGCAAGATAATCCCAAGTCCGGCCCCGGCAAACACGGGATAGCCCCAAAGAACCGTTAAAGGAGAGTGAGATGTGACTGTTGCCATGAGGATATTGAAGAGTAACAGGCTTAAGAAGCCGGCTAAGAGAGGACTTCGAATCACTTTTCTCTTAGATGAATATATTCCGGCGATGAGTGCAAAGGCCATAGATCCAAAGAACACCACAGCGAAATGTAGCCCAGTTGTCCAGAGTGTGCCGCCGGTGAATAGACTAACCTGGAATGGTAAGTAGTTGTTgcaggtgaagaaggagagacCTTCGGCAAAGACTGCGGcgagagagagggggaagtTTCGGCTTTTGAAAAGATCGTGGTGAAGCATCCCGTCACGCTTCAAGCGCCATTCATAGACCAAAAAAGCAACGAGCAGGATCACTCCGATAATGAAAGGTGCAAGAATATGAACATTCCCCCACTGATACGGATTCTGGGACCACGCCAAGCCAACGCAGAATAAAGTAAGCCCAGGTGAGAAGGTAGCAAAGCCGACCCAATCTAGTCGCTGTAGTTTCTCGCCCAGGGTTAAAGATATCTCGAGCTTTCGAGGGGGCGGGTTGTAAAAGAAACCACAAAGGATTGCAGACACCAGGGATATTGCGCCAACAACATACCAGAAGACCCGGTAGTTTTCTAGTTCACTGTATCGGAGCAACGCGCCACCCATTAGCAAGCCAATTACTGCTCCTATTCCCGCAGTCAGATTTACTGAGGCTTGTCCAAGAGGTCGATATCGTCGTGGCAACACCTCTGAAACAATGGCGAAGAGCAGGGACTGATTTCCGTAAGATAAGCCCAAGATGCTGAACCCCGCAATGATGATACCCATTGATGTTGCCCTTGCAATAATTATTGGGCCAGCAAACCCGCAGGCCATTAAAATTACCACAAACCACTTACGGCCCCAATAGTCAGCGGCCAGGCTGACCGGCGGAGTTAAAACCGACGTTGCAATGGTGAGGATGGAACTGAGCCAGACGCTTAGATTGCTCGCTCCGAAGAGCTGTGAGATCGGCTGAGCGAGGAGGCCAGCTCCGACAATGCCCATCAACTGAGCAAAGTAGATGAAATTGATGGCCTGATTATCTGTTACAAGATGCTATTAAATCCCTCAAATGGGAAAAGAGAATATCTTAAGTTCATACCATGACAACCAGAATTGTTTGTACGTGGATACGTAGTTCTGCATCCTGAAGGGGAGATTGGGAGCTTTGAAAGTTGTTAGTATTGGCAGTGGAGGTCGTCATTTTGGCCAATGGTCAACAGTTGACAGACTGTGGGCCTTGTGAGAAACTGCTAACAAAGTCACTTGTATTTTAAAATATTCATACTCTTTTCCTCCCTGAGTTCAGTGCACCTGTTATATATAAAGGAAATTTACCAGTAAAACAGTCAGCACCAAATATAAGTTTATGAGGCTGGTGGGCAAATGCGGAGCACATGTTTTCTTGCGGGGTGAACAGCCGACGACTGTCGGCAAGTGGGCAAGAAACCGCGCTGAAGCGACGTCCGGGAGCATTGTCCCACCGGTAAAGAAACTAGACGGTGGTCTTGCGGACACTGACTAAGCCAATGTCGGCGTCCTAAAGGGTGTCTTCTTCCCTTAACCGCCAACCCTAGACCTCGACGACGTCTAAAAGGACAAATGTGAAGTAGAATAGGTCCGGTATAAACCGGTAGGACTGCGTGTATCTCAGCTTAAAGTAATCTTCAACGGATACCACGATACAATTCGAGGGATTGCAATTACTTCCGACAGAAT of the Penicillium psychrofluorescens genome assembly, chromosome: 1 genome contains:
- a CDS encoding uncharacterized protein (ID:PFLUO_000679-T1.cds;~source:funannotate), with the translated sequence MVAAQLDTPPELISTTSGLMTAVRSLGASIGLAINNAIINSTLSKNLVPKVAAATLPLGLPQASLPALITALLADNSSALQSIPGVTPAVAIAALAALKDAYGVAFRNAWITAACFVLVAVIAILFLVDPTEEFNSRIDAPAEVDLVHIQAEMDAEPDHDKAATHLEHIAS